The DNA sequence GGTTAGTGAAAAAGCAGAAACTATACAACATGTTTATGACAAAGTAATTGCTGAAAAATTTGCTTTTGAAAAACGGCTTATCGTTAACGAGTTAAAAAAATACGGTATTTATTCCATTTTAACCACGCCTCAAAACTTAACGATTAACACCATTAATAAATACTTAGAAATAAAAGCTAGAGGATTAATATAAGCGCTATCAATTCAACATTTTTAGTTTTTCTAAAACTAATTTAGATGTTGGTTTTAATTTTAATGCTTTATTATATTCCTTTTTTGCACTATCAAAATCTAAAATTCCAGTATAATAATCTCCCAAACTCATGTAAGCATTTATACTATTTGAGTAATATTTTTGATTTATTTTAAAAAGCTGAACGGCTTGTCTTGTTTTTTGTGTTCTGATACAATACTTTGCTATATCATCAATTACAGATTCGTTAGGAAGAAATTCATAACCTATTTCATTATTAAATTCGTTAAAAGATTCTACCAATAATTCTGGTTGAATCGCAATTTTTTTCACATCAAGCTGGTAACCTTCAAAAATATATCTCAAACCATAATATTCGCTTGGTAACGAAACGGTTCCATGATCATCGTCATCAAAAAACCTATAGGTCCATTTTAATAAACTATTCGGATGCTTTTCTAATTCCTTCTTTACTGAAATAATCGCTTTTTGAATTTGAATATCATCGTCAAGAATAGCAGTATTATTAGCCTGTGCTATATACAACCGTTTTCCCTTTAAATTTAAATCATCTAATTCAGTTCTTATTTTATTTAATATATATTCGTTATCCCACCAAACACTTGGATCTATAGCAATATACGCATTAAATAATTGAGGCTTTGTTAATAATGTATTAAACACTGCAAGTCCTCCAAAAGAATGACCTATCAAGGTTTTATACCCATTGGTTCTGTATTTTTTATTTATTTCTGGTATTAGTTCTGATGCAACAAATTCTAAAAATTTTTCATTACCACCTGTATTTGAAAAAACAAATCCTTTTTCGGTTTGAGGTTTACTTACTTCGGTAGGTGTTAAATCTCTGCTTCTATTTTCTGATGTTAAAACACCTACATAAATCATATGAGGTAATGATGCATATGGCCCAATACTTAAAAAATCTTGAATTCCTGTTAATGAATGAAAATGTCTTTCTCCATCTAAAAAATAAACAACGGGATACTTTTCTGGAGCATATATAGTATCATTATAGTTAGGCGGTAAATAAATCCAATAATTACGATTCTCATCCAAAACCGACGAAAAAAATGAATGTTTTTCACCAATTTCAATCTTAGCTTGACCAAATGTTTTAAAAACAGTAATACATACTATTAATATATACAGCAGTTTTTTCATTTTACGAGTAGTTATTTTTAAGCCACAATACGCTTGTTTTTTTTGCGTCTTCCCCACCAAATTAAAAATCCAGTAACAGATAGTGATGTGGCAATTATTCCAGTTAAAAAAGTTATTAATTTACCTATTTGTCCCCACCACTGCCCCATATGGAGCTGCCAAACAATATTCTCAGTTTTTTCATGAATGATTTGTTC is a window from the Pseudalgibacter alginicilyticus genome containing:
- a CDS encoding alpha/beta hydrolase-fold protein, producing MKKLLYILIVCITVFKTFGQAKIEIGEKHSFFSSVLDENRNYWIYLPPNYNDTIYAPEKYPVVYFLDGERHFHSLTGIQDFLSIGPYASLPHMIYVGVLTSENRSRDLTPTEVSKPQTEKGFVFSNTGGNEKFLEFVASELIPEINKKYRTNGYKTLIGHSFGGLAVFNTLLTKPQLFNAYIAIDPSVWWDNEYILNKIRTELDDLNLKGKRLYIAQANNTAILDDDIQIQKAIISVKKELEKHPNSLLKWTYRFFDDDDHGTVSLPSEYYGLRYIFEGYQLDVKKIAIQPELLVESFNEFNNEIGYEFLPNESVIDDIAKYCIRTQKTRQAVQLFKINQKYYSNSINAYMSLGDYYTGILDFDSAKKEYNKALKLKPTSKLVLEKLKMLN